Proteins from one bacterium genomic window:
- a CDS encoding NADH:flavin oxidoreductase, whose amino-acid sequence MSKTLYDKIKIGTLELPNRFVRSATWEGMCDEFGRPTPRLADLYRELALGGVGLIITGYTVVHAKGRQMTGAIGACSDVQIPVLSTLAEAVHDAGGRIMAQLFHAGAQTSTRTIGEAPLGPSAIESPFYSGIPRAMTAGEIAEVVEAFGQAARRAMEAGFDGVQLHGAHGYLINQFLSPLTNRREDAYGGSPENRFRLLEEIFGSVRRQVGPGFPVIIKLTGSDNLAGGLGIEGAVYFARRLDAMGIDAIEVSAGTAGSGEGVPVRKMISSEEREAYNAGFARRIRPEVGVPVLLVGGLRSFPVIQALLDEGAADLFSLSRPLIREPDLVNIWRCDPAHRSTCTSCNLCFRPGMREGGIYCVPEKKKRQKEEGGR is encoded by the coding sequence ATGAGCAAGACCCTTTACGACAAAATCAAAATAGGCACCCTGGAACTTCCCAACCGCTTTGTGCGAAGCGCCACGTGGGAGGGGATGTGCGACGAGTTCGGCCGGCCGACACCGAGGCTGGCCGACCTCTACCGTGAACTGGCTCTCGGCGGTGTGGGTCTCATCATCACCGGTTACACGGTGGTCCACGCAAAGGGCCGCCAGATGACCGGAGCCATCGGGGCGTGCAGCGACGTGCAGATCCCCGTGCTGAGTACCCTCGCTGAAGCGGTCCACGATGCCGGGGGGAGGATCATGGCCCAGCTTTTCCATGCCGGGGCCCAGACCTCCACCAGGACCATCGGTGAGGCTCCCCTGGGCCCTTCGGCTATTGAAAGTCCTTTCTATTCCGGGATTCCCAGGGCCATGACCGCCGGGGAGATCGCCGAAGTGGTTGAAGCGTTCGGCCAGGCGGCCCGCAGGGCCATGGAAGCCGGGTTTGACGGCGTTCAGCTCCACGGCGCCCACGGGTACCTCATCAACCAGTTTCTCTCCCCTCTGACCAACCGGCGGGAGGACGCATACGGCGGTTCTCCGGAAAACCGTTTCAGGTTACTTGAGGAGATCTTCGGCAGCGTCCGCAGACAGGTCGGTCCCGGCTTTCCGGTGATCATCAAGCTGACAGGTTCCGACAACCTTGCCGGCGGTCTCGGGATCGAAGGCGCGGTATACTTTGCACGGCGGCTGGACGCCATGGGGATCGACGCCATCGAGGTCAGCGCCGGCACGGCCGGCTCCGGGGAGGGAGTCCCTGTGCGAAAGATGATCAGCAGCGAGGAGCGCGAGGCGTACAATGCCGGTTTCGCCCGCCGGATCAGGCCCGAAGTGGGTGTCCCGGTCCTCCTGGTCGGAGGGCTGCGGAGTTTCCCGGTGATCCAGGCTCTCCTCGACGAAGGCGCTGCGGACCTGTTCTCCCTGTCCCGGCCCCTCATCCGGGAACCGGACCTGGTGAACATCTGGCGGTGTGATCCTGCCCACCGCTCCACCTGTACTTCCTGCAACCTGTGCTTCAGGCCCGGAATGCGGGAGGGAGGGATCTACTGCGTTCCGGAAAAAAAGAAAAGGCAGAAGGAGGAAGGTGGAAGGTAG
- a CDS encoding DUF3524 domain-containing protein → MRILLLSAYDAVSHRQWREGLVRHLPDIQWTVLALPPRFFAWRSRGNPLTWAFGEGETLNRGYDLVLATSMTNLAGLKGIVPALAATPTVVYFHENQFAYPEQRERKEYQNYKLTNLYTALAAQRILFNSRYNMGTLLDGARELLSVMPDGVPPGIVEAIEKRSQVLPVPLEEEFYTCDSGKSEGPLKILWNHRWEHDKAPARFFQALYELMDRNIPFQVHVVGQQFRDRPPVFDEARRRLGDRVLTWGFVEDESSYRKILATSDVVVSTALHDFQGIAVLEAVAAGCLPMVPDRLAYRELFPDEFRYQSLEEDAEGEVQILADRLEQMCADPEAVRATPAPDLTHLSWNVLAKEYRKILEEVSGRVP, encoded by the coding sequence ATGCGCATCCTTCTCCTTTCCGCGTACGACGCCGTGAGCCATCGACAGTGGCGTGAAGGACTGGTCCGGCACCTTCCGGATATCCAATGGACGGTCCTGGCCCTGCCGCCGCGGTTTTTCGCCTGGAGGTCCAGGGGCAACCCCCTGACGTGGGCTTTCGGGGAAGGGGAGACCCTCAACCGGGGTTACGACCTCGTCCTGGCTACATCCATGACCAACCTGGCCGGTCTCAAGGGGATCGTTCCCGCTCTCGCCGCGACCCCGACCGTGGTCTATTTCCACGAGAACCAGTTCGCCTACCCCGAACAGAGGGAGCGAAAGGAGTACCAGAACTACAAGCTCACAAACCTGTATACGGCCCTGGCCGCCCAGAGGATACTGTTCAACTCCCGTTACAACATGGGAACATTACTGGATGGCGCCCGGGAATTGCTCTCGGTAATGCCCGATGGCGTTCCTCCGGGTATTGTTGAAGCGATCGAGAAAAGATCCCAGGTCCTTCCCGTTCCTCTGGAAGAGGAATTTTATACCTGTGATTCCGGAAAATCTGAAGGTCCCCTGAAGATATTGTGGAATCACAGGTGGGAGCACGATAAAGCGCCTGCCCGTTTTTTCCAGGCGCTTTATGAACTCATGGACAGGAATATCCCGTTCCAGGTCCATGTCGTCGGTCAGCAGTTCAGGGACCGTCCGCCGGTGTTCGACGAGGCCAGGAGGCGTCTGGGGGATCGCGTCCTTACCTGGGGGTTCGTCGAGGATGAAAGCAGCTATCGAAAGATCCTCGCGACATCGGACGTGGTTGTGTCCACCGCACTGCACGACTTCCAGGGGATAGCCGTCCTTGAGGCTGTTGCCGCGGGGTGCCTTCCCATGGTCCCGGACCGCCTGGCCTACCGGGAGCTTTTCCCTGATGAGTTCCGGTACCAGTCACTTGAAGAAGATGCAGAGGGTGAGGTACAGATCCTGGCAGACAGGCTGGAGCAGATGTGCGCCGATCCCGAAGCTGTCCGCGCTACACCGGCCCCGGATCTAACCCATCTCTCGTGGAACGTCCTGGCGAAGGAGTACAGAAAGATCTTGGAAGAAGTGTCCGGGCGTGTGCCATAA
- a CDS encoding Ig-like domain-containing protein has protein sequence MWPKKRVSGWIGPVLIAGTFLLTTGCSSGGPDSSKAAPSFCPGYYADTLPEPLAIGNSLPRAYYRQLFTQLDTPLDIDMLACDPDQSSSDGLHWEVAVPPLWDGPPPPPWHGNLSAYRGTYPEGGVVTYTPDQGYVGTDSFTYHVGDQEAWGNTAIVHVTVTLPQVTSPQLYFGGDDDARMFHLWSYDGINPIQTVPGSAQGTSAIGIKQALRGQPYQDRIYFIGTDASFEANFLFSFDPYLGQYSFITEGAAAGDMLVHDGLLYVSTFAGTGGTPSFLWSTNGSGSWNSVTGTVAMSPNYLTSYNGKIYFSGFQGQGRQLWSYDPVMQSLNQETNISVETALSPRDLTVCNGRIYFAGWYGAAAPYEYLWSYDETSPADTVTNTVTSPYNMICYDNELYFTAMGAPGSTAPAQLWSVSAAGAFTKWTDNAVAPFTVSGSETYPAILDGNLYLRGSDDNYTSWIWSHDGASPLTTVAGSDNLYPFETTPFDGRLFFYSSNLAGQTTENHLGVYDPVQGTIDNLSSTYINGVSPKGFTVYTP, from the coding sequence ATGTGGCCTAAAAAAAGAGTTTCAGGATGGATCGGACCGGTTCTGATCGCCGGTACCTTTTTGCTGACCACGGGATGTAGCAGTGGAGGTCCTGACAGCAGCAAGGCGGCACCATCCTTTTGCCCCGGCTATTACGCCGATACCCTTCCCGAACCGCTGGCCATTGGAAACAGCTTGCCAAGGGCATACTACAGGCAGCTCTTCACCCAGCTGGACACTCCCCTTGATATCGACATGCTGGCATGTGATCCAGACCAATCGAGCAGCGATGGTCTTCACTGGGAGGTGGCCGTGCCACCACTCTGGGATGGCCCACCACCTCCTCCCTGGCATGGGAACCTGTCGGCATATCGGGGAACCTATCCCGAAGGTGGGGTTGTCACCTACACACCCGACCAGGGTTACGTGGGCACCGACAGCTTTACTTACCACGTGGGCGACCAGGAGGCATGGGGCAATACGGCGATTGTTCATGTGACAGTGACTCTGCCCCAGGTAACATCCCCCCAGCTGTATTTCGGAGGAGATGACGACGCCAGAATGTTCCACCTGTGGAGTTACGATGGGATCAATCCCATCCAGACCGTTCCAGGAAGCGCCCAGGGGACGAGTGCCATCGGCATAAAGCAGGCCCTTCGAGGACAGCCCTATCAGGACAGGATCTATTTTATCGGCACTGATGCCAGCTTCGAGGCCAACTTCCTCTTTTCCTTCGATCCCTACCTGGGTCAGTACTCATTTATAACTGAGGGGGCCGCAGCCGGGGATATGCTCGTTCATGATGGCCTCCTGTACGTCAGCACCTTCGCCGGAACGGGAGGTACACCATCGTTTCTCTGGTCCACGAACGGTTCCGGTTCCTGGAACTCGGTCACTGGTACGGTCGCCATGTCACCGAATTATCTCACAAGTTATAACGGCAAAATCTATTTTTCTGGTTTTCAGGGGCAGGGAAGACAGTTGTGGTCCTACGACCCCGTCATGCAAAGCCTGAATCAGGAGACGAATATCTCCGTGGAGACCGCCTTGTCGCCCCGGGACCTTACTGTCTGTAACGGAAGGATCTATTTTGCCGGATGGTACGGTGCGGCGGCCCCCTATGAATACCTATGGTCTTACGACGAAACCAGCCCGGCCGACACGGTTACCAATACGGTTACATCCCCGTACAACATGATCTGCTATGACAATGAACTTTACTTCACGGCTATGGGGGCCCCGGGGTCCACAGCGCCTGCTCAACTGTGGTCTGTCTCGGCGGCGGGTGCTTTCACAAAGTGGACCGACAACGCTGTGGCCCCGTTCACGGTTTCCGGTAGCGAAACATACCCCGCGATCCTTGACGGCAACCTTTACCTGAGGGGCAGTGATGATAATTATACCAGCTGGATATGGTCCCACGACGGAGCCAGTCCCCTGACCACAGTGGCTGGAAGTGACAACCTTTATCCCTTTGAGACGACGCCCTTCGATGGAAGGCTTTTCTTTTACAGCAGCAACCTGGCTGGGCAGACGACTGAAAATCATCTCGGTGTATACGATCCGGTGCAGGGTACCATTGACAACCTGAGCAGCACCTACATAAACGGGGTCAGCCCAAAGGGCTTTACGGTCTACACACCCTGA
- a CDS encoding FecR family protein: protein MKIKFLLVALTAVLLFPSAVFAMASFDFPVVAPVVSFVEGDVTVKGAGASGWEAAEAGRLLASGDAVKTGPKSKAEISCATGKMRLYENTVIIVPEVADEGEKKDIRRVELEDGTGLFKIRKRGVQNGFEVQTTNVIAGVKGTLFAVLRQKPKNLTRVAVFSGVVEVTDTDRTSGTRTRLGRGKTMGVEDRKGFGDTEDFDPSGDPWGDWEKGGGYRVDLSSLPAKGSLLSTLNQNNDGDDGGEPECDPVEDSDGNPIYY, encoded by the coding sequence ATGAAAATAAAGTTTTTGCTGGTCGCGCTGACAGCTGTTCTGCTTTTTCCATCAGCTGTTTTTGCCATGGCCTCCTTTGATTTTCCCGTGGTGGCCCCGGTGGTCTCCTTCGTGGAGGGGGATGTGACAGTGAAAGGGGCTGGCGCTTCCGGGTGGGAGGCGGCCGAAGCCGGGCGGCTGCTGGCTTCGGGCGATGCGGTAAAGACCGGGCCGAAGTCGAAAGCCGAGATCTCGTGCGCCACGGGCAAGATGCGCCTTTACGAGAACACGGTGATCATCGTGCCGGAGGTGGCGGACGAGGGAGAGAAGAAGGATATCCGCCGGGTCGAGCTGGAAGACGGCACCGGCCTTTTCAAGATCAGGAAGAGGGGGGTGCAGAACGGGTTCGAGGTCCAGACCACCAACGTCATCGCGGGCGTGAAGGGGACCCTCTTCGCGGTCCTGCGCCAGAAACCGAAGAACCTGACCCGGGTGGCGGTATTCTCGGGGGTGGTCGAGGTGACGGATACCGACAGGACTTCGGGGACCAGGACAAGGCTCGGCAGGGGCAAGACCATGGGTGTCGAGGACCGGAAAGGGTTCGGCGACACGGAAGATTTCGATCCTTCCGGCGACCCGTGGGGCGACTGGGAAAAGGGGGGCGGTTACAGAGTTGACCTCAGCTCCCTGCCGGCCAAAGGATCACTTTTGAGCACCCTGAACCAGAACAATGATGGTGACGACGGCGGTGAGCCGGAATGCGATCCTGTGGAAGACAGTGACGGGAATCCCATTTACTATTGA
- the tpx gene encoding thiol peroxidase, with protein sequence MATVTFKGETVNTVGDLPPFSTKAPDFALTRNDLTDVTLAEYSGKRLLLNIFPSLDTAVCAMSVRRFNEEAAGLQNTKVLCVSEDLPFAQKRFCGAEEIDNVETLSAFRYRAFANGYGVRIMNGPLKSLLTRAIIIIDTRGKVIYTELVPEITREPDYEAALAVLR encoded by the coding sequence ATGGCGACAGTTACCTTCAAAGGCGAGACCGTCAACACCGTGGGCGACCTGCCGCCCTTCAGCACGAAAGCCCCTGATTTCGCCCTCACGAGGAACGACCTCACCGATGTAACTTTGGCCGAATATTCCGGTAAACGCCTCCTGCTCAACATCTTCCCCAGCCTGGACACGGCGGTGTGCGCCATGTCCGTGCGCCGGTTCAACGAGGAAGCCGCCGGCCTTCAGAATACAAAAGTCCTCTGCGTCTCCGAGGACCTTCCCTTCGCCCAGAAGCGGTTCTGCGGCGCCGAGGAGATCGACAACGTCGAGACCCTGTCTGCTTTCCGCTACCGGGCCTTTGCCAACGGCTACGGGGTCAGGATCATGAACGGGCCGCTGAAAAGCCTCCTGACCCGTGCTATCATCATCATCGATACGCGGGGAAAGGTGATCTACACGGAGCTCGTCCCGGAGATCACCAGGGAGCCTGATTACGAAGCTGCCCTTGCTGTCTTGAGATAA